Proteins co-encoded in one Astatotilapia calliptera chromosome 18, fAstCal1.2, whole genome shotgun sequence genomic window:
- the mettl17 gene encoding methyltransferase-like protein 17, mitochondrial: MVPRRFSACVLCQRKPLAMLVCRAISAATHPQPQVDFLKGEPHRKHPGVTNLKTLRLPEELHVAAQSIIHRAQVNQLPERIHKLTNFLWSRKRAVEDLTLRQKAVSLEKELWEKAMQKGGDIDEQAMEDRIRRKVLSELRRTTYHWAPTKYDEELGVVYMAARLAGGYAAVRRALNEIKKRDPSFAPHTLLDFGSGLGTVVWASHACWGDSLKEMVCVDSSGPMNILAEQLLKGDDERAEPCIKQVYFRQFLPVSPKVQFDLVTAAFTLSELPNVKDREEAAFTLWRKTSSYLVLVENGTKEGHQILMEARDTLLKKQEKTVYDSRPASVFAPCSHELVCPKLAHEPVTPCNFQQHYQPLSLPRHNDRQIEKFSYLILRRTEAVEEGTKGVEWARLIAPVLRRTRHVHCRMCCPDGQLQHMVVTARKHSRDMYRCARSSDWGDQMPIIRGVEEDVNSDSE; the protein is encoded by the exons ATGGTACCGCGTAGATTTAGCGCCTGTGTTCTCTGTCAGAGAAAACCTTTGGCGATGCTGGTGTGCCGG GCAATAAGTGCAGCTACACACCCACAGCCACAGGTAGATTTCCTAAAGGGTGAACCACACAGAAAACACCCAGGTGTGACCAACTTGAAAACTCTACGGCTACCTGAGGAACTCCACGTGGCTGCACAGTCGATTATTCACA GAGCTCAGGTGAATCAGCTTCCTGAGCGCATTCACAAGCTCACGAACTTCCTGTGGAGCAGGAAACGAGCGGTCGAGGATTTAACTCTGAGGCAGAAAGCTGTGAGCCTGGAGAAAGAATTGTGGGAGAAAGCCATGCAAAAGGGAGGAG ATATAGACGAGCAAGCAATGGAAGACCGCATTAGGAGGAAAGTTCTCTCAGAGCTCCGAAGAACGACATATCACTGGGCACCCACGAA GTACGATGAAGAGCTCGGCGTGGTCTACATGGCAGCTCGACTTGCTGGCGGTTACGCTGCAGTGAGGAGAGCTCTGAATGAG ATAAAGAAGAGGGATCCCTCCTTTGCTCCTCACACTCTCCTGGATTTTGGTTCTGGGTTAGGAACAGTTGTCTG GGCATCTCACGCATGCTGGGGTGACTCTTTGAAGGAGATGGTGTGTGTGGACAGCTCAGGGCCAATGAACATTTTGGCAGAACAACTTCTGAAAG GTGATGACGAAAGAGCTGAACCCTGCATCAAACAAGTGTATTTCAGGCAGTTTCTCCCTGTCTCTCCTAAG GTGCAGTTTGATTTAGTCACTGCAGCTTTTACCCTCTCAGAGCTGCCAAATGTGAAAGACCGAGAGGAGGCAGCATTCACTCTTTGGAGAAAGACAAGCTCATATCTG GTGCTGGTGGAAAATGGGACCAAAGAGGGCCATCAGATACTCATGGAAGCCAGAGATACTTTATTGAAG AAACAAGAGAAGACCGTTTATGACTCCAGGCCAGCATCAGTGTTTGCTCCA tgttcACATGAACTGGTGTGTCCCAAACTGGCCCATGAGCCCGTCACACCCTGCAACTTCCAGCAGCATTACCAACCTCTGTCTCTACCCAGG cacAATGACCGTCAGATCGAGAAGTTCAGCTACCTAATTTTGAGGCGGACAGAAGCAGTGGAGGAAGGCACAAAGGGTGTGGAGTGGGCCAGGCTGATTGCACCAGTGCTGCGCAGAACGAGGCATGTCCACTGTCGCATGTGTTGCCCGGACGGACAGCTACAGCACATGGTGGTGACAGCCCGTAAACACagcag AGATATGTACCGCTGCGCTCGGAGCAGTGACTGGGGAGATCAAATGCCGATCATtcggggtgtagaggaagacgTCAACAGTGATTCAGAGTGA
- the parp2 gene encoding poly [ADP-ribose] polymerase 2, protein MRRARSSRNKCESAPENGEAQSKTVWQWMGDKRQWEPYSPSACAVLDSAVSSGKTSVTLSLGSGTAYEVDLKKMVQINPVTKYKRKVRCQNVKAESQNEAGDVATHNEKPAQVKEEEEDTEEQPAAKKRRGQSKSQTKTEEMPKKAKEEVKSEEVVKTVVMKGKAPVDSECKAKLGKAHVYNEGNDVYDVMLNQTNLQFNNNKYYLIQLLEDDSSKVYSVWMRWGRVGKVGQNSLTVCGGDLLKAKDVFKKKFFEKTKNEWEHRDSFEKVAGKYDMVFMDYSTNEKEENQTTVDTVPKKKTSELDSRIQSLLELICDLKAMEECVLEMKFDTKKAPLGKLTPEQIRAGYSALKKIEDCLKKKKGSSRDLLEACNQFYTRIPHDFGLKTPPLIQTEEELKAKIALLEALSDIQIAVKMVKSSEDSDEHPLDRQYHSLRCKLQPLDSSNNEYKVIEQYLHTTHAPTHCDYTMTVLDIFSVDRDGESKNFLSQLSNRTLLWHGSRLSNWVGILSQGLRVAPPEAPVTGYMFGKGIYFADMSSKSANYCFSNQNNNVGLLLLCEVALGESNELLDADYEANNLPAGKHSTKGLGQTGPDHKNAVTLDGMTVPMGPGVKTGVGKSNAYSLLYNEFIVYNPAQTRMRYLLRVKFNYSSLW, encoded by the exons ATGAGGCGAGCGAGAAGTTCCAGAAATAAATGTGAGAGTGCACCAGAAAATGGAGAAGCCCAGTCAAAAACAG TGTGGCAGTGGATGGGGGATAAAAGACAGTGGGAACCATACTCTCCATCAGCCTGTGCCGTCTTGGACTCGGCCGTCTCTTCTGGGAAAACATCTGTCACTCTCTCTCTGGGCTCGGGGACAGCCTACGAAGTTGATCTGAAGAAGATGGTTCAGATCAATCCTGTCACAAAGTACAAACGGAAAGTTCGCTGTCAGAATGTAAAAGCAG AAAGTCAGAATGAAGCTGGTGACGTTGCTACTCATAATGAGAAACCAGCTCAAgttaaagaggaagaggaggacacagAAGAGCAGCCTGCAGCTAAGAAGAGAAGAGGACAAAGCAAGAGCCagacaaaaactgaagaaatgcCCAAAAAAGCCAAAGAAGAAGTAAAAAGTGAAG AAGTTGTGAAGACAGTGGTCATGAAGGGAAAAGCACCAGTAGACTCTGAATGTAAAGCCAAACTGGGAAAG GCTCATGTTTACAATGAAGGAAATGATGTTTACGATGTGATGCTCAATCAG ACAAATCTTcagtttaacaacaacaaatattaCCTGATCCAGCTGCTGGAGGATGACAGCTCCAAGGTTTACAGTGTGTGGATGAGATGGGGCAGGG TGGGTAAAGTAGGTCAAAACAGCCTTACAGTCTGTGGTGGAGACCTGCTGAAGGCCAAAGATGTCTTCAagaaaaa GTTCTTTGAAAAGACCAAGAACGAATGGGAGCATCGAGATAGTTTTGAGAAAGTAGCTGGAAAATATGACATGGTGTTTATGGACTACAGCACGAATGAAAAG GAGGAGAATCAGACCACAGTGGATACTgtaccaaaaaagaaaacctccgAGCTGGATTCAAGGATTCAGTCTCTCCTAGAGCTCATCTGTGATCTGAAAGCCATGGAGGAGTGTGTGCTGGAGATGAAGTTTGACACCAAGAAAGCTCCTCTTG GCAAGCTGACCCCAGAGCAGATCCGAGCAGGTTACTCAGCACTGAAGAAGATCGAGGATTgcttgaagaagaagaaagggagcAGTCGTGACCTTTTAGAAGCATGCAATCAATTTTACACCCGCATCCCACATGACTTTGG GTTGAAAACTCCCCCACTTATCCAAACAGAAGAAGAGCTGAAAGCCAAAATTGCCCTTTTGGAG GCACTGAGTGACATCCAGATAGCAGTAAAAATGGTCAAGTCCAGTGAAGACAGCGATGAACATCCTCTGGACAGACAGTATCACTCCCTCCGGTGCAAACTGCAGCCTCTGGACTCCAGCAACAATGAGTACAAG GTGATAGAGCAGTATCTGCACACCACTCACGCCCCCACCCACTGTGACTACACCATGACCGTGCTTGACATTTTCTCAGTGGACAGAGACGGGGAGAGCAAAAACTTCCTGTCACAGTTAAGTAACAG GACTCTGCTGTGGCACGGTTCACGTCTGTCTAACTGGGTCGGCATCCTCAGTCAGGGACTTCGAGTGGCCCCCCCTGAAGCTCCTGTTACTGGTTACATG TTTGGTAAAGGTATCTACTTTGCTGACATGTCATCAAAAAGTGCCAACTACTGTTTTTCCAACCAGAACAACAACGTTGGACTGCTGCTACTGTGTGAA GTCGCTCTGGGAGAATCTAATGAGCTGCTGGATGCAGACTATGAAGCAAACAATCTGCCTGCTGGAAAACACAGCACCAAGGGTCTGGGACAGACTGGACCTGACCACAAAAACGCTGTCACACT GGACGGTATGACGGTGCCGATGGGGCCTGGCGTGAAAACGGGAGTGGGTAAATCTAACGCTTACTCCCTCCTCTACAACGAGTTCATTGTTTACAATCCTGCACAGACTCGCATGAGGTACCTGCTGCGTGTAAAGTTTAACTACTCATCACTGTGGTGA